A window of Triplophysa dalaica isolate WHDGS20190420 chromosome 12, ASM1584641v1, whole genome shotgun sequence genomic DNA:
GTTAAGAGGCCAAACCTGTCTGAATCATTTCAACAAGGCCTAAAGCTAATTCCCACACAAATTTATTTCCATTAGACCTCCCTAAGCTACCTGCCAGCGCTTGAAAAAATCACAGCACGTTTACTGTCTAACTTTCTAGCACAGATTCGTAAAAATTAGCTTACAAAAATATCAGACTTCTTATAATGTCATATTTTGTCTCGTGGCCTCTTTTTGAACTGAAGTGACCTCTTGTGGCCgagtacacatacacacactgtgTGCAACCATAGTGATGCTCTCCACAAACTAAAGTATGCATTACTATTCTAAGCATGCTAGACACACAGCAtctttaaagtttgtgtttttcctaatGCATTGCGGCAATACAACAATATGTGGATTAACTTATACATGCAGAAAACTAATTACattgttttacttttctgtaaatgaaaatgaaagtgtaTCACAATAGGCTACATTGGGTGTTGTGGGATGTTGCCAGGGCTATGTTAGGATGTCCCAAGTAGTCCTCATTGTGTTGCTAGATGGAGTGTTGTGAATGGAAAGCACCATGTTTACTGATGAGCATGTTCAGTGTGATGCTCATTTGTTTGCAACACTGCTGATTTGCATCGTGTGAGATGTAAAAGTGAGATAAAGAAGACTGCTAAGGTATTTGCTCACCTGCACCATAGTCTGTGTAGTCCATGACAAGCCCCCACTGTTCCTCCTCAGATGAGTCATTGCATGCCAGCGTGTCACAGCGATTGCCGCAGCACAAAGGAGCTGCGTTTGACTGCCTGCCACGCTGGGGATGCACAAACAGAGGAGTCTTTCTCTGCGATGTAAAGCACTGTGACTGATATGACCGTCCCCCCAAGGCCAGTTTTCATGCAAATTTAAATTCGACAAGTGTTGCCCAAACATCCCCTAAAAAAGCGAAAAGAAAAGAGAACTTATGACGTAAATAAAGACTAAAATTGTACATGCTTGTACCCATGGCAACCAGTGTAGCAGGACGCAGCATGCGGGACATTTTCTGGGAAAGTGTTGctggttttaaaataaatgctgagTTCTTGCATGAATGTTTACAGGATGTTATCTGCCGTCATGCCTGTCCCTCATCTCTCCGAGTGGGCTCTGAGGAATGCTTGCAGGGGACGGAGTTAATCCAAAGTGGGAGGGCCGCAGGGGAGAGTCTATAAAGGACCCTGAGAAGCTGGTGCTTTCACGCACTGTTGGACTGTGTTGGGACATAAGAAAACACCTCTGTACATTTCAACATTAACGGTAAGACTTTTTTCTCTAAATACTTGTATGAATTTGTTCTCtttttagctttttatttttcttatatttcacaattgaaaaaaactgcaaaGGACCCAAGTTACAAAGTTATTCTACAAAGATAATATTAATagttcataaaataaaaaggttgGTCAgttttctatacatttattgATGCACATTTGATGTGAGGACACTTTTCGGGAATCGTTTTATAACAGGATGTTGCGCTTGAGTCAATATTGGCTTTCATGGATCTCGGAGCTGCATTTAAATGCACTGGATTACAAATAAGGGATGTGGCTTTGAGCTTAAACAGAACAGTTGGTTGTTTCCCTTCCTCTTTTCAGAACCAGTTGCTTGGTTCTTTTTATTCTCAAACTGGAACCATCAAAGGCACAGTGTTGCTTATATCTGTTACTAGcttgaattaatttttttatgaagtacagtttttctcaaatctgaaaaatcctggaatttctttttaaaaccatCCTTACAAAGGAGGACTTGAAACAATCAGGATCGTTGTATTGTTCAGTAAGTATTCTTTTTGCTCCTAATTCCTGTAAAGTCAAAATGTCTGAAAGATGTATTGTTGAGTCATAAATTACAAATTCTAATCTACAAAATCCTAATGTGAGACTTACATTCAAGATTTTTGATAATGGACGTTTGACTAAAATGTATCAAATCTAATGTTAACTCTTGAATTGTATTTCTTCTTATTTACAAAAGTAATTTTACTCTTTGCTGGAAATAATGCTTTCACCACAAAACAAGTGTATTGGTTACAGATTTTCTCAGATCTGGGTGTGCCTTTTTTTCTGTATATTGAGTCTTGGGAAATTAGATATGAGTGTGAGATCATCTCCCTTGTGTAATCAAAGTGCCCAGAAACGTCCTGTAATGCTTAAACAGCCAGAGCgttcaaatatattttcccAGGAACCTCTCCTGAAAACATCTGCCTTGCTACACAGCTGGGgtttaaatgataaatgattCTCTCTGATTCACAATGGCTGTGTActcattacattttaatgtgtacTTTGAACCATTGTAGACATTAGAGTGTTTGCTTTTAATTCTTACTTAGCAGACACCTGATCCCACTGATCTGACTTTATTGTTGTATCATTTGCCGAGACTTTGTGGGCGGGGTGTTATGTGGTTCAGAACATGCCCGAACAAGaccagaatttttctttttttttgatggCTCAAGTCAATGgaaaacctgtataaatgtccaCGTAACCTTCGCGGATATTTTTCCCCTGTGGTCTAGCTGTCCGATTAATCTCAGGTTGCTTTAAAGGTcccatttaaagaaaacaaatatgacCCTCAGAAAAGGCTGCATTTATTCTGgtattgatttttatgttgtgGCTTCCAGTTTATGATATATCTGCCTCGATCTGTTACAGACAGGATAGGAAGGATTCACTCCTTTGGGTCAGAATGAATCGGGTGGAAGAATGGGTTCTGGAGAACAAGGGCAAGATCGAGAAAGGAGTGGAAATCATGGGGCAAAGTTGTGAGGTTTTAGCAGCCACCGTGGGACAATTACACCCCATCCTGGAGGCTGTGTTTGTTGCCTCAGCCGAGCTCCTCAGCAACCCAGATGGTAAAGAGGCCAAGTACCTCACCGAGCAGTTCGAAATAATCAACCAGAAACTCGAAGGCATCCAAGATGAAATCGACAAAATAGCTTTGGAGATGCAGCGGACATCCATGAACAAGCAAAACTTTGACAGCGAGGCGCAGATGATCAGCCAGTACGAGAAGTTTCAAGACTTTGTCAATGCTAAATCCAAGTTCAAGGAGAAAAAGAAGGAAAAGTTTCTGAGCCACTACGAGAACACGAATGCAGATCTGAACATTGATGCCTTGTATAACGCCGTACTCGGTGAGAATACGTCTGGAGATCCCATGCTGTACACGGTGGTGAGCACAGAGCAGCGGAGCAGAAGAGCGGTTGAGGAGTTCTGTGCCAGGCTAAAGAAGCTGTTTGTTGTGGGAATTATTTCAGTCATGGGTCACGCTGCCCTGAAGGATGGAGCGGTAGGCGAGGCCATGGTCAAGAAATGGCAGGATCGTATGGAAGAGGTTGAGAACCGCATGAAGGCCGCGGTGGACGAATGCATCGAAAATTTCCCCCAGCAGGCTAAGTTGGATGTGGAGTGCCAACTTGTGGAGCGGCAGGGCTCTGTCAACCCAGAGTTCACGTCATTTATACTGGATATCCTTGCCAAGAAATATGACTGGGTCTCTTGGTCTGTTCGGGTGTTCAAGCACGGCGGACTGTTCTTCTGGAATTGGCTCGCTGGCAAAAAGTACCAAGGAAAAGGTGGAGGTGGCAACTTTTTCGATCTTCTCACCACAAACGAAATCAGAATCGTAGTGTCTTTCAGTGCAGACCCGAAACCGCTCAACAAAAGCCAGCTACTAGAACAGATTGAGTGCCAGAAGATGAAGGGTAACATGGTGTCTGTTGCTCAGACTCTGTGCGGCTCTCTTCCCAACACTGTGGTTCATGCCGTCAGCCGCTATAAGAATGTCGAGGAGAAAAACAACTTCCAGCCAGAATGCTACTACTTTGGGATTCACAAGAAAGCCTATTTCTGCATTCATTCTGAATAGATATGCCCAGACGGGAAACATCATAATGGCAATCAGACTTCAATGTAGTTGATTGCTCAGCATAACATACGACAAAAATACTGCAGATTCTCTCTAAAGCTACAGTTGTTGCATACCTGAGAAAGTGTATTATTGCTGGCATTTAAAATGACcaaatattaatgtataaatatgacagatattgtgtaaaattatcattagtccgttttgttatctttttttaacacatttgtgGCTGACAAAAGGAGCCTGATTAATGGCAGTCATGGTTAGTTATGGTGTTTACAATCAAAAGCCATATTACTTAagatttaaattgtataaacatttattaaaaagggGAGAGGGCTTTACTCAAAAGATATATATAGacagaaaatatacatttacatatatagcCTGTGTAATCCATGGTATGTaatcacacaataaaacaaatatgatcCAGAATTTCGTTTCAAAGTATCTCTAGCCATGCTGTTGTTTCACATTTGTAAGGACTTGTACCATAAATTTACCGTAGTGACCATAGCTTCCGCCAAATATTATAGTTACTGAGAATTTGAAACATTTAC
This region includes:
- the LOC130432430 gene encoding protein rapunzel-like; amino-acid sequence: MNRVEEWVLENKGKIEKGVEIMGQSCEVLAATVGQLHPILEAVFVASAELLSNPDGKEAKYLTEQFEIINQKLEGIQDEIDKIALEMQRTSMNKQNFDSEAQMISQYEKFQDFVNAKSKFKEKKKEKFLSHYENTNADLNIDALYNAVLGENTSGDPMLYTVVSTEQRSRRAVEEFCARLKKLFVVGIISVMGHAALKDGAVGEAMVKKWQDRMEEVENRMKAAVDECIENFPQQAKLDVECQLVERQGSVNPEFTSFILDILAKKYDWVSWSVRVFKHGGLFFWNWLAGKKYQGKGGGGNFFDLLTTNEIRIVVSFSADPKPLNKSQLLEQIECQKMKGNMVSVAQTLCGSLPNTVVHAVSRYKNVEEKNNFQPECYYFGIHKKAYFCIHSE